DNA from Kitasatospora herbaricolor:
GCGCTGGTCGCGCAGGGTCTGGAGCTGTGGGTGCAGGGGCATGGCGGTGCTCCGATCGACGGGTCGTCAGGGGAAGGGTCGGGCCGTCAGGTCATCGGCCGGACGGGCGGACAGGCGGACAGGCGGACAGCAGGCGGGGGCGGAGCTGCCGCGCGGCGGCGGGGCGGCCGTCAGGTGGTGGGCAGGTCCGGCACCCCGGACTCCGGGACGGTGGGTGCCCGGGAGGCCGGTCCTGGCCAGGCCCACCGGCCCATGCTCACCCGGAAGTCCCCGGTGCCGGAGAGGGCGACGGCCGCCCGGTACCCGTCCGGCGCGGGCACGTCGGCGACGCGGTAGTCGTGCGCCCAGGCGTCGGCGGGGTGCCCGCCGGTCACGGTGCCGCTGTCGAGCAGCGGGATCCGCAACCCCTGGGTCAGCCGGCCGCCGTACGCCTTGACCAGGGCCTCCTTGCGGGCCCACAGCGTGGCGAAGCGCTCGGCCCGGGCGGCCGGGTCCGCCCCGGCCCGCACGAAGCGGGCCTCCTCGGGCAGGAAGTAGCGTTCCGGCATTCCGGTGGCGTCCAGCCTTGGCAGCACCCGTTGGACGTCCACCCCGACCCGTCGCGACGCCGAGAGCGCGACCATGGCCACGGCGCCCGAATGGGAGAGGTTGACCTCGGCGCCGGTGCACCGCCCGGCCAGTTCCGGCTTGCCGTGCCGGCCCCGGCGCCAGCGGATCTCCTGCGGCGCGACCCCGAGCCGGCCGGCCACGAGGTGGCGGACGGCGCCGTGCGCGAGGACGAAGCGGCGGCGGGCGTCGGCCGACAGGTAGGCCGCCGCGCGCGACCGCTCCTCCGGGTCGAGCACCGCCAGCAGCTCCGCGGGAGCCGGTCCGGGCTCCTGGTCGGGCACCAGCCACAGCTGGACCGTGTCGGGTTCGCCCGTCATCCGGGAACCCTGGTGACGGCGGGGGCCGCGGCCGCCCTGCCCGGCCCCGTCGGGCCCGGTGGGTCCGCCCGCTCCCGGACCAGCCGCGCGAGCCGGCGCACCCCCTCCTCGATCCGCTCCGGTTCCAGGGCGCTGCAGGACAGCCGGAGGGCGCGCCGGCCCCCGTCGCCGGCGTGGAAGAAGCTCATCGGGGTCCAGAGCACCCCGTAGTCCCGGCCGGAGACCTCCAGCAGGCTCTCGTCGGCGGTCATCGGCACCTCGACCACCGCGAAGAAGCCGCCGGCCGGCGCGTTCCAGCGGACTCTCGGTTCGTCGGCGAAGGCGTGCTCCAGCGCCGCCAGCAGGGTCCGCAGGTTGCGGCGGTAGAACGCGGTCTTCTCCTTGACCGCCGTCCTGAGGCTGCACCCGGACTCGATCAGGAAGCCGCCGACCAGGGCCTGCGCGACCGGTGAGGTGTTCACCGTGAGCAGGCTCTTCACCGTGGACAGCTCCTCCGCGAGCAGCGTGCACCGGCCCTGAGCGTCGGTCACCGTCTGGTCGGCGACCAGGAACCCGATCCGGGCGCCCGGGAAGAAGGACTTGGCGAAGGAGCCGATGTGGACCACCCGCTGCTCGGTGTCCAGCGCCTTGAGGGTGGGCCGGAGTTCGTCGTCGAGCCCGAACAGCCCGTACGGGTCGTCCTCCAGGAGCAGCAGGTCCGCCTCGGCCGCGACCTCCAGCAGCCGCCGCCGGGCCGGCACCGGCATCGAAACGCCGGACGGGTTGGCGAAGTTCGGCACCAGGTAGAGGGCGCGCGGGCGGCGGCCGCCGGCCCGGACGGCCCGCGCGACGGCGAGCACCGTCTCCGGGTCGAGGCCGTCCGCCGTCTCGGGCACCGGCACGACCTCGATGCCCAGCAGCCTCGCCGCCCCGGTGAACCCGACGTAGCAGGGTTCGACGGCGAGCACCACGTCGTCGGGCGCCGCGCAGAGCCCGCGCAGCGCGACGACCATGGCCTCCTGCGCGCCGGTGGTGACCATCACGGCCTGCGCGGGCACCTCGATCCCCTCGTCGAGGAGGAGCGTCCGGGCGATCAGCGGGCCGAGGTGCCCGTTGGTCCGTCCGTACTGGAGCAGTTGGCGCTGTCGCTGGTCCGCGTCGAGGCCGAGCCCCTCCAGGTGGGCGAGGTAGGTCCGCAGGTAGCGGTCGAGGTCCTCGGTGCTGTGGAAGCCCTCGTGGGGGCGGCCGGCCGCCAGCGGGACGGCGTCGGGGAAGCGCGCCGACACCTCGTTCAGGAAGTTCATCGACGCGGACGCCGGATCGGACACCGACGCGTGCAGGTCCTCGCGTGCCAGTACTGCCGCCATCGTCCGACCGCCCCTCATAGTCCTGTGCCCGGTGCCGTGCCTGCCGCCGTGCCGCGGGCGACCGCGGACCGGTCGACGGTCGGCAGGGCCGGTCGTCCGGTGAGTGCCATGGTGTGGGCGAGTTCCTCGGTGGCGAGGCCGAGCACCCCGGCCACCCCGGCGGCGCCGTCCGCGGCCAGTCCCCAGAGGACCGGGCGGCCGAGCAGGACGGCCCGCGCTCCCAGTGCCAGTGCCGCGAAGGCGTCGGTGCCGCTGCGGACCCCGCCGTCGAACAGCACCGGACAGCCGGCGGCCCCGACCGCGTCCACCACCTCCGCCAGGGCGTCCAGACTCGCCGGCGCGCCGTCGAGCTGCCTGCCGCCGTGGTTGGAGACCACGATCGCGTCGGCCCCGTGCTCCACGGCGAGCACGGCGTCCTCGGCGGTGAGGACGCCCTTCAGGACCAGCGGCAGTTCGCTGCGCCCGCGCAGCCAGGCCAGGTCGGCCCAGGTCACCGACGGGTCGACGGCCTCCGCCGTGTGCACCGCCAGGGCGGAGCGGCCGGCGTCCGAGCGGTGTGCGGAGGCCATCAGGGCCGCGTCGAGGTTGACCGCGGAGATGCCGGACGGGATGGCGAAGCCGTTGCGCGCGTCCCGGTGGCGCCGCCCCAGTCGCGGCGCGTCCAGGGTGAGGACGAGGGCGCGGTAGCCGGCCGCGGCGGCCCGCTCCACCAGGCCGGCCAGGACCTCGCGGCGGCGCAGCCAGTAGAGCTGGAGCCACAGCGGCCCGGTGGCCTCGGCGGCGATCTCCTCCAGGGTGCGGCTGGCGAAGACGCTGACCACGTAGAGCGCCCCGGCCGCGCCGGCGCCGAGGGCGGTGGCGACCTCGCCGTCGGGGTGCAGCAGCCGGTGGTAGGCGGTGGGCGCGACGCCCACCGGGGTGGCCAGCCGGGCACCGAGGAGTTCCGTCCCGGTGTCGCAGGCGGCGACGTCGACCAGCACCCGCGGTCGCAGCGTCACCCGGGTGAAGGCGTGCCGGTTGGCCCGGAGGGTGCGCTCGCCCCCGGCTCCGCCTTCGACGAAGTCCCAGACCCGGGCGTCGAGTCGGCGCCGGGCCCGGTGCCGGTAGTCCTCGATGCGGAGCGCGGGCGGCGGGTCCGCAGGTGGGGGGCCGAGGGGGACGGTGTCCGGCGGCCGGACGCCCGGGCCCGGGGTGTCGACGGACGCGCTCACCCGGGCACCCCGCCGTCGCCGTCGCCACCGTCGTGGCCGTTCAGGGCGACCGTCGCCAGGGAGAGGTGGTGCGGTCCGGCGTCGTAGTCGGCCAGCAGCACCCTGCGCGGTCCGGTGGACGGCTCGGCGAGTTCGCCGGCCAGGTCCCACCACACGCCGGTGGCGGGCTGCCCGGCGTCCGCGAACCGCAGACCCGCCGGCCACCGGTGGGCGGCGGCGGCCGCCGCCGTGGCGCCGAGGATCGCGGTCACCGTCCCCCGCGCGGGACCGTCGCCGGACCCGCCGGGCCCGCCGAGTTCGGCGAGTTCGGCGGCCAGTGCGAGGGCGGGGCTGTCCGCGGCCAGGACGTGCGTGGCGACCCGGGAGACCGCGGCCACCCGCTCCCCCGGCGACGGTTCGCCGAACAGCAGGGCCACGCCGCGGCTGCCGGCCGGGACGACGACGGGGACCCCTGGGTCGTACGGCAGCGAGTCCTGCTCGACCACCAGCAGCAGCGCCCGCCGCAGGCCGCCCGAGCGCGCGTAGGCGTCGACCAGCCGCAGTGCGGTGAAGGCGCTCGCGGCGCCCTGGTCACTGACCGCGAAGGCCATCGGGGTGCCGGGGCAGACGTGGCTCAGACGGGTGGTCGTGGCGCGCCCCGGGGTGATGTCGGGGACGGCGTGGGCCAGCACCAGCAGGTCGACCGCCTCGCCCTCGGGCACCACGGCCCGGATCAGCGCCTCGGCCATCTCCCCGTAGGAGCGGCCCACCGGGCGCGCGGCCTCGTCCAGCGCCCCCGCGTCGAGCCCGAGTCCGTACGGGTGCAGCAGATCGGTCAGGTAGCGCCGCAGGCGCGCGGTGTGGACGGGGTCGGCGGCCGGCTCCCCCGGGCCGGGGAAGGCCAGCCGGACGGCGCGGCGGATCCCCCAGGTCGGTGCCGGCCCGTCGGCGTCGGTCCCGTCCGGAGGGCTCGCGGTGTCCGCCGCTCGGGCCGGGAGGAAGGTGCGCACGGTCACGCTTCCGGGATCAGGTTCTGGGCGACGTAGTCGGCCAGGGAGCCGACCGTGCCGAAGTCGTGGCGGCCCAGCTCCTCCACGCTGATCTCCACGTCCAGGCGGTCCTCCAGCTCCAGGATGAGTTCGAGGCCGCTGGTGGAGCTCATGCCGAGGGCCTCCATCAGCGTGGTCGCGGCGGTGGCCCCGGTCACCTCGCGCTTGAGCACCTGCGGGAGCAGGGCGCAGATGTCGTCGACCATTCGCTCGCGCAGGGCGGGGTCGATGGATGGGAGTGCGGTGTCCCGCTCCGTCATCGTTGATCCTTCGGTGGTGGGTCGGTCGGCGGGGTGGCGGGTCAGTGCTGGAGGACCATGGCCGAGAAGGTGGCGCCGCGTCCGGCGCCCGCGGCGGCCATCACATAGGGCTCGCCCCGGCGGAGCAGCCCCCGCTCCCGCGCGGTGCGGTGGTTGACGAGGTTGTCCGCGCAGAAGACGTGCCCGGCGGTCGCCACGTTGTCGAGCACGACCCGCTCGCGGGGGTAGCCGAGGGTGCGGCAGACCTGGTGCCAGGCGACGTTGTTGACGTTGTGCGGCAGGATCACCCCGATCGCGTCCATGGTCAGCCCGGCCCGTCCGACGGCCGCGAGGATCGCCTCCGCCAGCGCGTCGGAGTAGATCCGCTGGAACTCCAGGGCCTGCTCCTCCGCGTCGCTGTCGAACTCGCCCCGGAGGTCGGTGGCGTAGGACAGCACCCGGTCGCGGTCCCCGGAGGGGGCGACCAGGCAGGCCGAGGCGCCCTCGCCGAAGAACGAGGTGTCCGGGACCATCCCGGCCTCGGGGGTGAACGCCTTCTCCCCCGCCAGGACGAGGGCGAGGCCGTCCGGGTCGTCGTCGGCCGCGAGCAGCCGGCCCGCCACGTCGATGGCCAGCAGGCCCGAGGCGCAGGCGTGGTGGCCGACCGCGAAGAGCGTCGCCCGGTCGAGACCGAGCTCCCGGCACAGCTCCTGGACGGGGTTGTGCGGGTACGGCACCACGGTCGGGAAGGTGCGGGCGTGCAGCACGTAGCGGACGTGCTGCTCCCGGCCGCGCAGGGCGTCCAGGCCGGCGACCGCGCCGCGCAGCAGGTCCAGCAGGCTGCCGCCCGGATCGCGGGCGACCTCGCCGAGCTTGTGGTAGCGGCGGAAGATCTTGACCTGCATCGAGGTCAGGCCGAACTCCCCGGCCAGCTCCTCGATCGGCACCCGGCCGGGCGGCAGGTGGTCGGCCACCGCCAGCAGGGCGGTCACCGGATCCGCTCCGCGTCCTGAACCTGCTCCTGCTCCTGGCCAGTCGGCGCGGCGCCGACCAGCGGCCCGGTGCGCGTGCCCGGGTCGAGGGCCGCCTCGACCGCGAGCGCCTCCACGCCGAGGGCGAGCGCCTCGGCGTCGTCGGAGGAGAAGTAGTGCGTGTTCGTCTGGATCTCCATCAACAGCGCGTCGGGGAGGTCGTCGAAGGCCACGTAGAACGCGTCGACCTGCTCGTCGCCTTCGTGAATCCACCGGAACCCGCTGCCCTCCCGCGACTTCCGCAACTGTCGGGCCAGCTCCTCGGGGTCCGACGCGATGCCCTCCTCCCGCGGCCGGTTGGCCGTGCGGTCGTTGAGGAAGACCTGCACGTCGACGCTCTCGCCCCGCTCCGCGGAGACCCTGGCGATCAGTTCGTTCAGCTTCTCCGGGTGGAAGTAGGCGTGCTTGTAGGTGGCCAGCGCGCCGCGTCGGGTCAGCTCGACCACCTCGTCGACGGTGCCGTCCCCGATGTCCAGCACCGCGATGCCGGCCTGGGCGACCATGCACACCACGTCACTCAGGTCGGACCGGAAGCGGTTGTTGACGACGGGCCGGACCACCACCGGGCCGGTGACGTTGATCCGCCGCAGCGCGATCGCGTACAGGGCCTGCAGGACGACCTGGGTGTCGGTACCGGTCCGCTCGACGATCAGCGGCACCGCCAGCCGCAGGGCCCGGGACTCGAACAGGCCGACCCGGTGCCGGGGGACGCCCTGCTCCACCGACGGCGGGAACCGGCGGGCCGGGATCGTCCTGAGGGCCCGCTCCCAGTGGCGCATGGCCTTGTCGTTCTGCCGTTGCCCGGCCGGTGAGCGCTGCCAGCCGGCCTGCTCCAGCGGCTGCAGGCCGGTGACCGGCGCGGTCGACCGCTCCTGCACCTCGCGGAGCATGATCGCCCCGCCGACGGCATCGGTGACCAGGTGGCTCATGATGCTGACCAGTTGGACGGCCAGGCCGTCCCGCACCACCACGGCCATCCGCACCGGCCATTCCGTGGCGTACGCGAAGTCGACGGACCGGTAACGCTGTTCGACCGCGCTCGCCACCTCGTCGGGGTCGGTGTCCCCGGCGTCGTAGACCTCCAGCGTCGTGCTGCCGGAGCCGAACAGCTCCTGGGTGGGCCAGCCCTTCGCGTCGAACCTGAGCAGGGTCCGCATCGAGGGGAACCGGCTCATCAGGTAGCGCAGTTCCTCGGCCACGTCGGCGACGGATGTCCCGGCGGGCAGGGCCGTCCGGCCGCCGATGGGCAGCGAACTGCGCTGGTCCACCATCGCGTGCCAGATCTCCCACATCCCCCAGGACATCTCGTCGACGCCCGAGCCGTCCCCGCTGAAGTGCACGGCGACCCGCTCGGCGGGCTCCGGGGCGGGTGTCGGCCGCTCCTTGTGGCCGCTCATCAACGGGCCGCCGTCTCTGCCAGGTGCCGCTGCCGCATCAGGAACTTGCGTACCTTTCCGGTCGGGCCGATGATCAGTTCGTCCTCGGAGACGGCCACCACCCTGCGCAGGGTCGCCGCCGCGGCCTCGGTCAGCGCGGCGCGGACCGCCGGGGTGCGGTCGGCGTCCGGGTCGGCGTCGGCGTGCAGGGCGAGCAGGACGTCGGTGACCACCCGGCCGTCGACCTTCAGCGACACCACCGTGCAGTCGTGCACGTCGGGGCAGTTGGCGAGGACGCGCTCCTCGCTCATCGCCGTGTAGAGCCATTCGCCACCGCCCAGGTCGACGGCGTCGACCGCCCGGTCGACGTGGAAGTAGTAGCCCTCCTCGTCCCGGTACATCAGGTCGCCGGTGAGGTAGTAGCCGTTGAGGCGGTTGCGGTAGGTGGCGTTCGAGTCGTTCCAGTAGCCGGGGGCCAGCGTCGGCGCCTTCAGGCCGAAGTGGCCGACCTCGCCGGGCTCGACCTCCCGGCCGGTGCCGACGTCCAGCAGCGCCACCTCGGCGAAGCCGTGCGGCACGCCGACGCAGCGCCCGTAGCGCTCGGTGCCGGCGCTGTGGGTGATGTGGAACGCGGAGTGGCCCATCTCGGTGGAGCCCAGGCCGTCGACGAAGCTCGACCCGGGGACCCTCCGCACCCCCTCGCGGGTGACGGTCTCCCGGGAGCCGGCCGCGACCAGGTGGCGGATGTGCGGCTCGTGCGCGCAGTCGCCGGTGTTGAACCAGAGCGACACCGAGTCCAGGTCGCGCTTGCCCAGGTCCTCGCGGGCGAGCTGGGCCCAGGTGGCGGCGAAGCCGAGGACCCC
Protein-coding regions in this window:
- a CDS encoding 4'-phosphopantetheinyl transferase family protein, whose protein sequence is MTGEPDTVQLWLVPDQEPGPAPAELLAVLDPEERSRAAAYLSADARRRFVLAHGAVRHLVAGRLGVAPQEIRWRRGRHGKPELAGRCTGAEVNLSHSGAVAMVALSASRRVGVDVQRVLPRLDATGMPERYFLPEEARFVRAGADPAARAERFATLWARKEALVKAYGGRLTQGLRIPLLDSGTVTGGHPADAWAHDYRVADVPAPDGYRAAVALSGTGDFRVSMGRWAWPGPASRAPTVPESGVPDLPTT
- a CDS encoding alpha-hydroxy acid oxidase, whose product is MSASVDTPGPGVRPPDTVPLGPPPADPPPALRIEDYRHRARRRLDARVWDFVEGGAGGERTLRANRHAFTRVTLRPRVLVDVAACDTGTELLGARLATPVGVAPTAYHRLLHPDGEVATALGAGAAGALYVVSVFASRTLEEIAAEATGPLWLQLYWLRRREVLAGLVERAAAAGYRALVLTLDAPRLGRRHRDARNGFAIPSGISAVNLDAALMASAHRSDAGRSALAVHTAEAVDPSVTWADLAWLRGRSELPLVLKGVLTAEDAVLAVEHGADAIVVSNHGGRQLDGAPASLDALAEVVDAVGAAGCPVLFDGGVRSGTDAFAALALGARAVLLGRPVLWGLAADGAAGVAGVLGLATEELAHTMALTGRPALPTVDRSAVARGTAAGTAPGTGL
- a CDS encoding condensation domain-containing protein, which encodes MSGHKERPTPAPEPAERVAVHFSGDGSGVDEMSWGMWEIWHAMVDQRSSLPIGGRTALPAGTSVADVAEELRYLMSRFPSMRTLLRFDAKGWPTQELFGSGSTTLEVYDAGDTDPDEVASAVEQRYRSVDFAYATEWPVRMAVVVRDGLAVQLVSIMSHLVTDAVGGAIMLREVQERSTAPVTGLQPLEQAGWQRSPAGQRQNDKAMRHWERALRTIPARRFPPSVEQGVPRHRVGLFESRALRLAVPLIVERTGTDTQVVLQALYAIALRRINVTGPVVVRPVVNNRFRSDLSDVVCMVAQAGIAVLDIGDGTVDEVVELTRRGALATYKHAYFHPEKLNELIARVSAERGESVDVQVFLNDRTANRPREEGIASDPEELARQLRKSREGSGFRWIHEGDEQVDAFYVAFDDLPDALLMEIQTNTHYFSSDDAEALALGVEALAVEAALDPGTRTGPLVGAAPTGQEQEQVQDAERIR
- a CDS encoding acyl carrier protein, which encodes MTERDTALPSIDPALRERMVDDICALLPQVLKREVTGATAATTLMEALGMSSTSGLELILELEDRLDVEISVEELGRHDFGTVGSLADYVAQNLIPEA
- a CDS encoding 3-oxoacyl-[acyl-carrier-protein] synthase III C-terminal domain-containing protein yields the protein MTALLAVADHLPPGRVPIEELAGEFGLTSMQVKIFRRYHKLGEVARDPGGSLLDLLRGAVAGLDALRGREQHVRYVLHARTFPTVVPYPHNPVQELCRELGLDRATLFAVGHHACASGLLAIDVAGRLLAADDDPDGLALVLAGEKAFTPEAGMVPDTSFFGEGASACLVAPSGDRDRVLSYATDLRGEFDSDAEEQALEFQRIYSDALAEAILAAVGRAGLTMDAIGVILPHNVNNVAWHQVCRTLGYPRERVVLDNVATAGHVFCADNLVNHRTARERGLLRRGEPYVMAAAGAGRGATFSAMVLQH
- a CDS encoding 2-hydroxy-acid oxidase — translated: MTVRTFLPARAADTASPPDGTDADGPAPTWGIRRAVRLAFPGPGEPAADPVHTARLRRYLTDLLHPYGLGLDAGALDEAARPVGRSYGEMAEALIRAVVPEGEAVDLLVLAHAVPDITPGRATTTRLSHVCPGTPMAFAVSDQGAASAFTALRLVDAYARSGGLRRALLLVVEQDSLPYDPGVPVVVPAGSRGVALLFGEPSPGERVAAVSRVATHVLAADSPALALAAELAELGGPGGSGDGPARGTVTAILGATAAAAAAHRWPAGLRFADAGQPATGVWWDLAGELAEPSTGPRRVLLADYDAGPHHLSLATVALNGHDGGDGDGGVPG
- a CDS encoding class I adenylate-forming enzyme family protein, coding for MTGTNIRARLAADPGLGAGNVLHKLFEHGADPDGPGVAFDVPVDGHPAGQELTLGLLRERVAARAAWWHAQGVGPRDPVAIHVSSSADCLLNFLALTWLGAIPALMNQHIPGDIAAEYIRRLRGVGLLTDREHRDRLAGEELGVRVHGDAAEVGTGDPAAAPAPYRHHDDDPIAITHSSGTTRMPTAVVHSNASLFAATRLFRLAAPRARGTARILSALPAAHAAGISALNLALCNRSELLFLSTQSDGAAVVDAIERWRPTGVLGFAATWAQLAREDLGKRDLDSVSLWFNTGDCAHEPHIRHLVAAGSRETVTREGVRRVPGSSFVDGLGSTEMGHSAFHITHSAGTERYGRCVGVPHGFAEVALLDVGTGREVEPGEVGHFGLKAPTLAPGYWNDSNATYRNRLNGYYLTGDLMYRDEEGYYFHVDRAVDAVDLGGGEWLYTAMSEERVLANCPDVHDCTVVSLKVDGRVVTDVLLALHADADPDADRTPAVRAALTEAAAATLRRVVAVSEDELIIGPTGKVRKFLMRQRHLAETAAR
- a CDS encoding aminotransferase-like domain-containing protein translates to MAAVLAREDLHASVSDPASASMNFLNEVSARFPDAVPLAAGRPHEGFHSTEDLDRYLRTYLAHLEGLGLDADQRQRQLLQYGRTNGHLGPLIARTLLLDEGIEVPAQAVMVTTGAQEAMVVALRGLCAAPDDVVLAVEPCYVGFTGAARLLGIEVVPVPETADGLDPETVLAVARAVRAGGRRPRALYLVPNFANPSGVSMPVPARRRLLEVAAEADLLLLEDDPYGLFGLDDELRPTLKALDTEQRVVHIGSFAKSFFPGARIGFLVADQTVTDAQGRCTLLAEELSTVKSLLTVNTSPVAQALVGGFLIESGCSLRTAVKEKTAFYRRNLRTLLAALEHAFADEPRVRWNAPAGGFFAVVEVPMTADESLLEVSGRDYGVLWTPMSFFHAGDGGRRALRLSCSALEPERIEEGVRRLARLVRERADPPGPTGPGRAAAAPAVTRVPG